In bacterium, a single genomic region encodes these proteins:
- the tnpA gene encoding IS200/IS605 family transposase has protein sequence MAGSFTCLRYHLIFSTKERRPLLAAAARPRLFEYIGGILRNRKGQLLAAGGTDNHLHLLAVMPKDRTISDMMRDIKSNSSRWLSETVALAVGFGWQDGYGAFTVGRSEVDGLTRYLAGQEAHHRERTFEEEFVAFLEQHGVAYDPRYIWQ, from the coding sequence ATGGCAGGATCGTTCACGTGTCTGCGCTATCATCTCATCTTCAGCACCAAGGAGCGGCGGCCTCTGCTTGCCGCCGCGGCCCGGCCGCGGCTGTTCGAATACATCGGCGGCATCCTGCGCAACCGCAAGGGCCAACTGCTCGCGGCCGGCGGCACCGACAACCATCTGCACCTGCTCGCCGTCATGCCCAAGGACCGCACCATCTCGGACATGATGCGCGACATCAAGTCGAACTCCTCGCGCTGGCTCAGCGAGACCGTCGCGTTGGCTGTGGGCTTCGGCTGGCAGGATGGCTATGGCGCCTTCACCGTCGGGCGCAGTGAGGTTGACGGACTCACACGCTATCTCGCCGGCCAGGAGGCTCACCACCGGGAACGCACCTTCGAGGAGGAGTTTGTGGCGTTCCTGGAACAGCACGGCGTGGCCTACGATCCGCGGTACATCTGGCAGTGA
- a CDS encoding Gfo/Idh/MocA family oxidoreductase, producing MGSVRVAFVGTGNMGQCAHLRHYAASPDCEVIALAELRPGLAARVAARYGVPRVYADHRDLLAHEQPEALVCVQPFTRYGTLLPELLQSGLPVLIEKPLASSVEQAEKIVAAAEARGTWIMVGYHKRSDPATMRAREEIERLRQTGELGRMTYVRVSMPPGDWIAGGFVDLLHSDESLPPLQTDPPPTDMTPEQFQDYLRFVNYYIHQVNLLRHLVGEDYEVTHADPAGVLLVARSASGVPAIIEMQAYQTSRDWQEAALVCFERGWVRVELPAPVSLNRAGRVTFLRDPGQGAEPQMIEPVLPTVSAMQQQAANFLKAVRGEAPAPCLAPEALRDLVVARDYVRLFWG from the coding sequence ATGGGTTCTGTCCGGGTCGCCTTCGTCGGTACCGGCAACATGGGCCAGTGCGCCCATCTGCGGCACTACGCCGCTTCGCCTGACTGTGAGGTCATCGCCCTCGCCGAGCTGCGGCCTGGACTGGCCGCGCGGGTCGCGGCGCGCTATGGCGTGCCACGGGTGTATGCCGACCATCGCGACCTGCTGGCTCACGAGCAGCCCGAGGCCCTCGTCTGTGTCCAGCCCTTCACGCGCTATGGCACGCTCCTGCCCGAGCTACTCCAGTCCGGGCTGCCTGTGCTCATCGAGAAGCCCCTGGCCTCGTCGGTGGAGCAGGCCGAGAAGATTGTGGCCGCCGCCGAGGCCCGGGGCACGTGGATCATGGTCGGCTACCACAAGCGCAGCGATCCGGCAACCATGCGCGCCCGCGAGGAGATCGAGCGGCTGCGGCAGACCGGCGAGCTGGGGCGGATGACCTATGTGCGCGTCTCCATGCCGCCGGGCGACTGGATCGCCGGGGGCTTCGTGGATCTGTTGCACAGCGATGAGAGCCTCCCGCCGCTGCAGACCGATCCGCCGCCGACGGACATGACCCCCGAGCAGTTCCAGGACTACCTGCGCTTCGTCAACTACTACATTCACCAGGTGAACCTGCTGCGGCATCTGGTCGGGGAGGACTACGAGGTGACGCACGCCGACCCGGCCGGGGTGCTGCTGGTGGCGCGCAGCGCCAGCGGGGTGCCGGCGATCATCGAGATGCAGGCCTACCAGACCAGCCGCGACTGGCAGGAGGCGGCGCTGGTGTGCTTCGAGCGGGGGTGGGTGCGGGTGGAGCTGCCGGCGCCGGTGTCGCTGAACCGCGCCGGGCGGGTCACGTTCCTCCGCGATCCGGGCCAGGGCGCCGAGCCGCAGATGATCGAGCCCGTGTTGCCCACGGTCAGCGCCATGCAGCAGCAGGCGGCGAACTTCCTGAAGGCCGTGCGCGGGGAAGCCCCGGCCCCGTGCCTGGCGCCCGAGGCCCTGCGCGACCTCGTGGTCGCCCGGGACTATGTGAGGCTGTTCTGGGGCTAG
- a CDS encoding heavy metal translocating P-type ATPase, whose translation MADDQVRLNIKGMHCAACAARAEQALAHVEGVAEAVVNLGDETATVRFAAGAVPTERLIAAVQDAGYEASLPETTTDDERLAEREQESRRQWRLFLFGAVCSVPLMVLTMWPVAGSLTLPLLFLLATPVQVLLGWQFYRNSWRALAHGAANMDVLIALGSTAAYLLSAYNSFRFGLDEHEHALYYDSAAMILTLITLGRFLEARARGRASDAVRKLLQLAPREAAVLRDGEEARLPIEQIVVGDLILIRPGEKLPVDGVVESGDSTVDESMLTGESLPVDKHPGDEVIGGTINQSGSLRFRATRVGQDTVLQEIVRLVQQAQATKPPIQRLADRIAAVFVPTIIAIALLTFLGWLLVGRADYVRALINAVSVLVIACPCALGLATPTAVMVGTGLGAEHGILIREAAALEAVGALHTVVFDKTGTLTKGEPALTELVTLRGRGVGAADGDPAEAQLLALAAAVEYASEHPLGQAVVRAAEERGLDLPEVTDFEALIGQGVRGTLRGGEQAPTLQDGAEVLVGTAALMAARGVDAAPAAAEAQRLQGEGKTVLHVAAGGNLLGLLAVADTLKENAAAAVRSLQEMGLSVALLTGDNARTAQAIADQLRLTQVLAEVLPDQKAARVRELQAQGQRVAMVGDGINDAPALAQAEVGIALGTGTDIAIEAGDITLVSGDPLAVVRAIRLSRLTLRHIKQNLGFAFGYNVAAIPLAVVGVLNPMIAAAAMAMSSVSVVSNSLRLRRARL comes from the coding sequence ATGGCAGACGACCAGGTGCGGCTGAACATCAAGGGCATGCACTGTGCGGCCTGCGCGGCCCGCGCGGAGCAGGCCCTGGCGCACGTCGAGGGCGTGGCTGAGGCGGTCGTCAACCTCGGCGACGAGACCGCGACCGTGCGCTTTGCGGCCGGGGCTGTGCCGACCGAGCGCCTCATCGCCGCCGTGCAGGACGCCGGCTACGAGGCCAGTCTGCCCGAGACGACGACCGACGACGAGCGCCTGGCCGAGCGCGAGCAGGAGAGCCGCCGCCAGTGGCGCCTGTTCCTCTTCGGCGCGGTGTGCTCCGTGCCCCTGATGGTCCTCACGATGTGGCCCGTCGCCGGTTCGCTCACCCTCCCCCTCCTCTTCCTTTTGGCGACGCCGGTGCAGGTGCTACTGGGCTGGCAATTCTACCGCAACTCGTGGCGGGCGCTCGCGCATGGGGCGGCCAACATGGATGTGCTCATCGCCCTGGGCTCGACGGCGGCCTACCTGCTGAGTGCCTACAACAGCTTCCGGTTCGGTCTCGACGAGCACGAGCACGCCCTCTACTACGACTCCGCCGCGATGATCCTCACGCTCATCACGCTCGGGCGCTTCCTGGAGGCCCGGGCCCGGGGCCGCGCCTCCGACGCGGTCCGCAAGCTGCTGCAGCTCGCCCCGCGCGAGGCCGCCGTCCTCCGCGACGGTGAGGAGGCGCGCCTGCCCATCGAGCAGATCGTCGTGGGCGACCTCATCCTCATCCGCCCCGGCGAGAAGCTCCCCGTGGACGGCGTGGTCGAGAGCGGCGACTCGACGGTGGACGAGTCCATGCTCACCGGCGAGAGCCTCCCGGTCGACAAGCACCCCGGCGACGAGGTCATCGGCGGGACGATCAACCAGAGCGGCAGCCTCCGCTTCCGCGCCACGCGCGTGGGCCAGGACACCGTGCTGCAGGAGATCGTCCGCCTCGTGCAGCAGGCCCAGGCGACCAAGCCGCCCATCCAGCGCCTCGCCGACCGCATCGCCGCCGTCTTCGTGCCGACGATCATCGCCATCGCGCTGCTCACGTTCCTGGGCTGGCTCCTCGTTGGTCGGGCCGACTACGTCCGCGCCCTCATCAACGCCGTCTCCGTCCTCGTCATCGCCTGCCCGTGCGCCCTGGGCCTGGCGACGCCGACAGCCGTCATGGTGGGCACGGGCCTGGGCGCTGAGCACGGCATCCTGATCCGCGAGGCCGCCGCACTGGAAGCCGTCGGTGCGCTGCACACGGTCGTCTTCGACAAGACGGGCACGCTGACGAAGGGCGAGCCGGCGCTGACGGAGCTAGTCACGCTGCGAGGGCGGGGTGTCGGCGCAGCCGACGGGGACCCCGCCGAGGCGCAGCTCCTCGCCCTCGCCGCCGCCGTCGAGTACGCCTCCGAGCACCCCCTCGGCCAGGCCGTCGTCCGCGCCGCGGAAGAGCGCGGCCTCGACCTCCCCGAGGTCACAGACTTCGAGGCCCTCATCGGCCAGGGCGTCCGCGGGACGCTGCGGGGCGGGGAACAAGCCCCCACCCTACAGGACGGCGCCGAGGTGCTGGTGGGGACGGCGGCGCTGATGGCCGCGCGCGGCGTGGACGCCGCGCCGGCCGCTGCCGAGGCGCAGCGCCTGCAGGGCGAGGGCAAGACGGTCCTGCACGTCGCGGCCGGCGGCAACCTGCTCGGCCTCCTCGCGGTCGCCGACACGCTCAAGGAGAACGCCGCGGCCGCGGTCCGGAGCCTGCAGGAGATGGGGCTGTCGGTGGCGCTGCTCACCGGCGACAACGCGCGCACGGCGCAGGCCATCGCCGACCAACTGCGCCTCACGCAGGTGCTCGCCGAGGTCCTGCCCGATCAGAAGGCCGCGCGCGTCCGCGAGTTGCAGGCGCAGGGCCAGCGGGTGGCGATGGTGGGCGACGGGATCAACGATGCGCCGGCGCTGGCGCAGGCCGAGGTGGGGATCGCGCTGGGGACAGGCACCGACATCGCCATCGAGGCCGGGGATATCACGCTGGTCAGCGGCGACCCGCTGGCGGTCGTGCGGGCGATCCGCCTCAGCCGCCTGACGCTACGCCATATCAAGCAGAACCTGGGCTTTGCCTTCGGCTACAACGTGGCAGCCATCCCGCTGGCCGTCGTAGGCGTCCTCAACCCGATGATCGCTGCCGCGGCGATGGCCATGAGCAGCGTCTCCGTCGTCAGCAACTCACTCCGCCTCCGCCGCGCCCGCCTGTAG
- a CDS encoding cold-shock protein, whose protein sequence is MPIGKVKWFNESKGYGFIEYEGGKDVFVHFSAIQGDGYRTLQEGAKVEFEVVQDAKGPRADRVTVVSD, encoded by the coding sequence ATGCCTATCGGCAAGGTCAAGTGGTTCAACGAGAGCAAGGGTTACGGGTTCATCGAGTACGAGGGTGGCAAGGACGTCTTCGTGCACTTCTCGGCCATTCAGGGCGACGGCTACCGCACCCTCCAGGAGGGCGCGAAGGTCGAGTTCGAGGTCGTGCAGGACGCTAAGGGTCCGCGCGCGGACCGCGTCACTGTCGTCAGCGACTAA
- a CDS encoding DUF1232 domain-containing protein, with the protein MSALSSRLREYGRRFRRQVVAYRLMASHPRTPRVARWLLVAAVGYACLPFDLIPDWIPVLGLVDDVLILPLLVWLALRAVPPDVRAECERQAADAG; encoded by the coding sequence ATGTCGGCGCTGTCCTCCCGCCTGCGCGAGTACGGGCGGCGCTTCAGGCGCCAGGTGGTCGCCTACCGCCTCATGGCGTCTCACCCCCGCACCCCGCGGGTGGCGCGATGGCTGCTCGTGGCGGCGGTGGGCTATGCGTGCCTGCCCTTCGACCTGATCCCGGACTGGATCCCGGTGCTGGGGCTGGTGGATGATGTCCTGATCCTGCCGCTGCTGGTCTGGCTGGCGCTGCGGGCCGTGCCGCCCGACGTCCGGGCCGAGTGCGAGCGGCAGGCAGCAGACGCGGGGTAG